AGAAGTCTGAAGTCTTGGCGCAGCCTCATTAAAATCTAAGTTCATTTTGTTAGCTGAACTTAAAATTCGAGTTTGCTGAACCTTCCAATTTGTTTTCTCAGAATATTTTGAAATTAAATGACCGCTAGTACCCGATTGATTGTGATGAAGGGACGTCGTCTCAACTTTTCCCTGTCCATTGAGACGTTCTTTAATTTGCACATCAGTAATTACACTAAAGTGAACATCTTTTACGACAGAGTCGGCAACTACAGAAGCAAGTCCACCAAGAATTCCTGCACCAACCATTTGTTTACTATCCCCACCAGCTAAGTAAGCAGAGCTAGCACCTAACGCGATTCCGTCAGTACCGTAACCTCTGTAAACTGAAGCCTCGGCTGCACTCGGATCCATTTTTCCAACTTGAAGTATATTCACTTGAACTACAAAGTTGGCTTGGTTCATTTTTGAAACAACTTTAAAACCTTTCGCTGCAAATGCCTGTTCCAATTCATGGGAAATTCTAAACTCTTGTTTGTCAGACGTATTCTTAGCCTGAATGTAGACCTTCTTTAATTTTTCGTTCTCGATAGGTTCAACAAAAAGACTCGCACTCATTTTAGTTTGAACATCAAGATTTCTTTTAGAGACAGCAACATGAGTAGCCGCACAACCAGAAAGAAAATAAAGACCGATCGTTAGCAAAAAAAATTTTGAAAAATTAGATGACATCATAAACCTCCACTAGGTTCCGTCCCCTATTTCAATTATCGGACCGACCCCATTAGTGGTTCATAACTAATCTATTTAGATCTAATCTCATCTATTCTTTTCGCGTGAATCCAAAATCCAAAAAAGAGGAATTAGAAAAAAATGACCAAAGGGAATTTTTGAAGAACCAACCGAGGAACAAAGGTTGGCGAGAAGGGTTCAAGCGCAAGGCGGAAGCCTCTTCCCGCAGCGCAGGTGTGGCAGCGCCACATCGGAGCGAGGACAAGAGGATTCCAACGCAGTCGATTGAGCCCTTATCGACGACCGGCCCGAAGAAGACAAAAAAAAACCCGGATTACTTTCGTAACCCGGGTTCGAGTAAAAAAGAGCTGGCATCGTGCTACTCTCCCACATGGTCGCCCATGCAATACCATCGCCGCAAGAGGACTTAACTTCTGAGTTCGGAATGGGATCAGGTGTGGCCCCTCTGCTATAAACACCAGCAAAGCGTTTATTAAAACAAAGTGTTCTTAGCTCTCCAAGAGGATTTCTCCCTCTTGTTTTATCCAGGATCTCGCGATCCGGATAGAACTTTGGTTATTCAACCGAATGATTAATTTAACTGATTTTTAGCGAGCCTTATACACTCTAACTTCGTTAGAGTAAGGTTCTGTTAGTTCCAATTATCACTCTCTTACTTATTCAGAGAGCTAGTCTCTCGTTCTTTTTTCAAAGAAGTCTTAGAGACGAAATCTTCGTTAATAAAATTAAGAAGAAAAAATTTAAAAAAGCCTCACGACCTATTAGTACAGATCAGCTGAATGTATTACTACACTTACACCTTCTGCCTATCAACCTCGTAGTCTCCAAGGAGTCTTTAGGGGGCCGAAGCCCCAGTGAGATCTAATCTTGCAGTTTGCTTCCCGCTTAGATGCTTTCAGCGGTTATCAATTCCGAACATAGCTACCCTGCATTGCCGCTGGCGCGACAACAGGAACACCAGAGGTTCGTCCATCCCGGTCCTCTCGTACTAAGGACAGGTCTGCGCAAATCTCATACGCCCACAGAAGATAAGGACCAAACTGTCTCACGACGTTCTGAACCCAGCTCGCGTACCACTTTAATTAGCGAACAGCTAAACCCTTGGGACCTGCTCCAGCCCCAGGATGTGATGAGCCGACATCGAGGTGCCAAACTCCATCGTCGATATGGACTCTTGGATGGAATAAGCCTGTTATCCCCGGAGTACCTTTTATCCGTTGAGCGATGGCCCTTCCACGCGGGACCACCGGATCACTTTGGCCTGCTTTCGCACCTGCTCGACTTGTAGGTCTCGCAGTCAAGCCCCCTTATGCCAATGCACTCGACGCCTGGTTTCCAATCAGGCTGAGGGGACCATCGCGCGCCTCCGTTACTTTTTGGGAGGCGACCGCCCCAGTCAAACTGCCCACCAGACAGTGTCCCTCTGCTCGTAAAGAGCAGCAGGTTAGATTTCAAAGTTGCCAAGGGTGGTATTTCAAGGTTGACTCCACCGGGGCTAGCGCCCCGGCTTCAAAGTCTCCCACCTATCCTACACATGCCAACTCTAAAATCACTGCCAAGCTACAGTAAAGGTTCACGGGGTCTTTCCGTCTTTCTGCGGGTACTCGGCATTTTCACCGAGAATTCAATTTCGCGAGGCATTTGGTCGAGACACCGGAGAAGTCGTTACGCCATTCGTGCAGGTCGGAACTTACCCGACAAGGAATTTCGCTACCTTAGGACCGTTATAGTTACGGCCGCCGTTTACTGGGGCTTCGATTCTCAGCTTCGCTTGCGCTAACTAATCCTCTTAACCTTCCAGCACCGGGCAGGCGTCAGTATGTATACTTCGTCTTGTGACTTTGCACATACCTGTGTTTTTGATAAACAGTCGCTACTCCCATTTCTCTGCGACCTAAAAAAGCTTGGGGGGCAAGCCCTTACACTCTCTTAGGCACACCTTTTCCCGAAGTTACGGTGTTAAGTTGCCGAGTTCCTTGACCAAAATTCACCCCATCGCCTTAGGATATTCACCCCACTCACCTGAGTCGGTTTACGGTACGAGCTAACAAATCTAAATTTACGAAACTTTTCTTGGATGCATGGCTTTTCACACTTCCGGGACAAAGTCCCTCGCATTCACACCTCAGAGTTACGACCAGCGGATTTGCCTACTGATCCTCCTACATGCTTACACCTCAATCCAATAAGAGGCTGTGATATCCTACACCGTCATTCCTTAAACACAATTTGCTAGGTAACGGAATATTAACCGTTTTGCCATCGATTACGCCAATTGGCCTCATCTTAGGTCTCGACTAACCCTGGGAGGATTATCCTTGCCCAGGAATCCTTGAGTTTTCGGCGCCCGGGTTTTTCACCCGAGTTCAACGCTACTTATGTCAGCATGATCACTTCTAGTTCGTCCAACTGTCCTACCGGTCAATCTTCATCCTACACTAGAACGCTCCCCTACCACTAAAATATAAAATATCTTAATCCAAAGCTTCGGTAACACGCTTAGCCCCGTTGTATCTTCCGCGCAGAGTCACTAGACTAGTGAGCTATTACGCTTTCTTTAAAGGATTGCTGCTTCTAAGCCAACCTCCTAGTTGTCAAAGTAACTCCACAACGTTCTCCACTGAGCGTGCATTTAGGGACCTTAGCTGTTGGTCTGGGCTCTTTCCCTCTCGACGCATGACCTTATCACCCTGCGTCTGCCTGCTGAGGAACATATCTGTGGCATTCGGAGTTTATTTGGGTTTGGTAATCCGGTAAAGACCCCTAGCCCATTCAGTGCTCTACCTCCACGATACTTTTTACTCAACGCTATACCTAAATATATTTCGGGGAGAACCAGCTATCACCCAGTTTGATTGGCCTTTCACCCCTAATCACAGCTCATCAAAAGAGTTTTCAACCTCAACTTGTTCGGTCCTCCACGGAGTGTTACCTCCGCTTCAACCTGGCCATGATTAGATCACCGGGTTTCGGGTCTATGCCTGCATACTAAATCGCCCTATTCAGACTCGCTTTCGCTACGGCTCCACCTTCAACGGCTTAACCTCGCATGCAAACATAACTCGCTGACTCATTATGCAAAAGGTACGCTATCGCCCATATAAAGGGCTCTAACTGCTTGTAGACTTACGGTTTCAGGTTCTATTTCACTCCCCTCTCGGGGTTCTTTTCACCTTTCCCTCACGGTACTTGTCCTCTATCGGTCACTAAGGAATATTTAGCCTTACGAGGTGGTCCTCGCAGATTCCCACGGAATTTCACGTGTTCCGTGGTACTCGGGATGCCACTAGGGCTCTTGAAGTTTTCGATTACGGGGCTATCACCCTGTTTCGCCAGACTTTCCAGACTGTTAATCTAACTTCTTAAGTCCCACATTGTGGTCCCACGACCCCTCAATCAAATAAATGATTAAGGTTTAGGCTGTTACCCGTTCGCTCGCCACTACTAGGGTAATCTCGGATTTGATTTCTCTTCCTGAGGGTACTGAGATGTTTCACTTCCCCTCGTTCGCTTCAAACACCTATGAATTCAGTGAGTGATACCATAAATGGTGGGTTTCCCCATTCGGAAATCTCCGGATCAAAGTGTGTGTGCCACTCCCCGAAGCTTATCGCAGCTTACCACGTCCTTCATCGCTTCTTAGTGCCAAGGCATCCACCGTAAGCCCTTTGTAGCTTAAAAAAATGGAACTAACCTCGCTAAAAATCAATTAAATCAATCTAT
This is a stretch of genomic DNA from Bdellovibrio reynosensis. It encodes these proteins:
- a CDS encoding complement resistance protein TraT, which translates into the protein MMSSNFSKFFLLTIGLYFLSGCAATHVAVSKRNLDVQTKMSASLFVEPIENEKLKKVYIQAKNTSDKQEFRISHELEQAFAAKGFKVVSKMNQANFVVQVNILQVGKMDPSAAEASVYRGYGTDGIALGASSAYLAGGDSKQMVGAGILGGLASVVADSVVKDVHFSVITDVQIKERLNGQGKVETTSLHHNQSGTSGHLISKYSEKTNWKVQQTRILSSANKMNLDFNEAAPRLQTSLVQSIVNIF